A single window of Triplophysa dalaica isolate WHDGS20190420 chromosome 14, ASM1584641v1, whole genome shotgun sequence DNA harbors:
- the LOC130436008 gene encoding F-box only protein 40, with the protein MQKISTDMGKSTRTGTGLHPHCEKCHNQQCKLPVDICSSCVFITCHLHCGAAFHLCKEDEHRLICPKEIVPCLNSGYGCPMTMIRQRLAKHLETCPASVVTCTLEWNRWPVSETDTTFYKNALENPNYVKDMDLAMGLRDQKLLFTSIKMKTLFPELIEKIEEPEVPLDGAIGGVDQEKWDTNILNPEEILEDGEEVQELTEEERLALAKSKDVACLENYSMWEKMFAKEKEGCQQTIKNLEGKGSAVMEEEKQKVTPQVSNDAEVSRTGLAPWQDGVLERLREEVNVAEYNMYLQHNGCMLINFGQLAACTPKEKDFVYGNLEPIEVQTVRSFNVPTSYRAKRSHLKDPSRMVKKMDQNVDTSDLGIEEFLKANEEEATLLCCLERELKGHQICETVGTDGMYVDFATQTYSFHSAPFNSEASLADVVEGRPQNLHLQIQTECVTRRHNKSCSAFTFLCCHSFRRDEYPWHFRNVHGDIQSSLNGWFMQRCPLAYLGCTFNQRHFRPSKYRASVKYDQDLSTFTVQPEVAAMLYKGVRSASSERKREKNLDSLSRLPFEILHHIVSFLDSVSLGYLAQVSQLMREVCSTVLQQKGMVSLKWEKKTYSHGGFTWRTRKKTWEFSTLFSPVDEWLFEDVTPMSEHLKVCPFYQKEIRSEPVALPSITDLQGEREAFQILVKSFSPLTSDK; encoded by the exons ATGCAGAAAATATCAACAGACATG GGCAAGAGTACAAGAACTGGCACTGGCCTTCATCCGCACTGTGAGAAATGTCACAACCAACAGTGCAAGCTTCCTGTAGATATATGCAGCTCATGTGTCTTCATAACCTGCCATCTGCACTGTGGAGCTGCCTTCCACCTTTGCAAAGAGGATGAGCATCGTCTCATCTGCCCGAAGGAAATCGTACCCTGCCTCAACTCTGGTTATGGCTGTCCGATGACCATGATACGACAAAGACTTGCCAAGCACCTGGAAACGTGTCCTGCTAGCGTAGTCACTTGTACCTTGGAATGGAATCGATGGCCTGTTAGTGAAACAGACACAACCTTCTACAAGAACGCACTGGAGAATCCAAACTATGTCAAAGACATGGACCTCGCCATGGGTCTTAGAGATCAGAAGCTCTTGTTTACCTCAATAAAGATGAAGACGCTCTTCCCCGAGTTAATTGAGAAGATAGAGGAACCCGAAGTTCCACTGGATGGTGCTATAGGAGGTGTTGACCAAGAAAAGTGGGATACAAATATCTTAAACCCAGAAGAGATCTTGGAGGATGGGGAAGAGGTACAGGAACTAACTGAAGAAGAGAGGCTGGCCCTTGCTAAGAGCAAAGACGTGGCCTGTTTGGAAAACTATAGTATGTGGGAAAAAATGTTTGCGAAGGAGAAAGAAGGATGCCAGCAGACAATCAAGAACTTAGAGGGAAAAGGTAGTGCTGTGATGgaagaggaaaaacaaaaagtgaCCCCTCAGGTTTCCAATGATGCCGAAGTTTCTAGAACAGGGTTAGCCCCTTGGCAGGATGGAGTTCTTGAGAGACTCCGTGAAGAGGTCAATGTAGCTGAATACAATATGTACCTGCAGCACAATGGGTGCATGCTTATCAACTTTGGCCAGCTGGCTGCTTGCACACCTAAAGAAAAAGATTTTGTTTACGGTAATTTAGAGCCCATTGAAGTTCAGACCGTACGTTCTTTTAATGTGCCGACCAGCTACAGAGCCAAGCGTAGCCACCTCAAGGATCCATCACGCATGGTCAAGAAGATGGATCAGAACGTGGACACGTCCGATTTAGGCATTGAAGAATTCCTGAAGGCAAATGAGGAAGAGGCCACGCTTCTGTGCTGCCTGGAAAGAGAATTAAAAGGTCATCAGATATGTGAAACGGTTGGAACCGATGGAATGTATGTTGACTTCGCAACCCAGACGTATAGTTTCCACTCCGCTCCATTCAATAGCGAAGCATCTTTGGCTGATGTTGTCGAGGGTCGACCTCAAAACCTACACTTGCAGATTCAGACGGAATGCGTGACAAGGAGACACAACAAATCTTGCTCGGCCTTCACTTTCTTGTGCTGTCACTCTTTCAGACGTGACGAATACCCCTGGCACTTCAGGAACGTACATGGGGATATCCAGTCCAGTCTCAACGGCTGGTTTATGCAACGTTGTCCGCTGGCTTACCTGGGCTGCACTTTCAACCAGAGGCATTTTAGACCATCTAAGTACAGAGCAAGCGTGAAATATGATCAAGATCTCAGCACATTCACAGTTCAACCGGAAGTAGCAGCAATGCTGTACAAGGGTGTAAGAAGTGCCAGCAGCGAACGGAAGCGAGAGAAGAATCTTGACTCACTGAGCAGACTTCCTTTTGAGATCTTACATCACATTGTGAGTTTTTTGGACAGCGTGTCATTGGGTTATCTAGCTCAGGTGTCCCAGCTAATGAGAGAGGTCTGTAGCACTGTTCTACAGCAGAAGGGCATGGTGTCCCTCAAGTGGGAGAAAAAGACATATTCACATGGCGGATTCACATGGAGGACTCGgaaaaag ACATGGGAGTTCAGCACTCTGTTCTCACCAGTAGATGAATGGTTGTTTGAAGACGTGACCCCCATGTCAGAGCACCTCAAGGTCTGTCCATTCTATCAGAAAGAGATCAGGAGTGAACCTGTGGCTTTACCCAGCATAACAGACCTCCAGGGGGAAAGAGAGGCTTTTCAGATTCTGGTCAAGAGTTTTTCACCATTGACAAGTGATAAATAG
- the ttc36 gene encoding tetratricopeptide repeat protein 36 — protein MASANDRAVLQAIFNPTSPFGDVPALNQEDKLTDDDTVFDPELLKQVKDLELQGVSVAESGDLPVALQHFNQAITVLPQRASAYNNRAQTKRLQGDTIGAVEDLEKAISLSRGTGRTACQALVQRGLLLRLAGRNEEARVDFEKAAALGSEFARQQAVILNPYAALCNRMLSEVINKIRNPEISEIK, from the exons ATGGCTTCCGCAAATGACAGAGCAGTTCTACAAGCCATCTTCAACCCAACCAGTCCCTTTGGAGATGTTCCTGCATTAAATCAAGAAGACAAGCTTACAGATGATG ACACTGTTTTTGACCCCGAGCTTCTGAAGCAGGTGAAAGATCTGGAACTACAGGGAGTCTCTGTCGCCGAATCTGGAGATCTGCCTGTTGCCCTTCAGCATTTTAACCAGGCCATAACGGTCCTGCCGCAAAGAGCCTCGGCCTACAATAACCGAGCCCAGACCAAACGTCTACAGGGAGATACTATAG GTGCAGTGGAGGATCTTGAGAAGGCGATATCTCTGAGCCGAGGCACAGGACGAACAGCGTGCCAGGCTCTGGTCCAGCGCGGGCTTCTGCTCAGGTTGGCTGGCAGAAACGAAGAGGCCCGGGTGGACTTTGAGAAGGCAGCAGCTCTGGGCAGTGAGTTTGCCCGGCAACAGGCTGTGATTTTAAATCCATACGCTGCCCTGTGTAACCGTATGCTGTCAGAGGTCATCAATAAAATACGCAATCCAGAAATATCAGAGATTAAATAA